One segment of Patescibacteria group bacterium DNA contains the following:
- a CDS encoding Fic family protein — protein sequence MTYLNQQLEKRINEKFEQLQRLRPLPPTAVAKLREQFSIEMTYNSNAIEGNRLSLKETYLVIAEGITIKGKSFKDHLEAKDHYEALNYLYDLIEHGKRHTVSESLIRNLQQLIVKDTDPQDAGVYRTGNVAITGSSHKPPESFEVPELMRQLVDWVRNNKNKLHPIELAAIAHHKLVNIHPFNDGNGRTARLFMNLLLMQDGYPLVMILKNDRKKYYLTLEKADKGNLAPFVAFIAQAIERSLNIYLKTLAPTKSKSEKYMPLSEISQQTTFSDKYLNLLARQGKIEAHKEGRIWVTNMDAINNYLKNRQRQK from the coding sequence ATGACCTATTTAAACCAACAATTAGAAAAACGGATTAATGAGAAGTTTGAGCAACTGCAAAGGTTGCGCCCCCTGCCACCTACGGCTGTCGCTAAATTGCGAGAGCAGTTTTCGATTGAAATGACCTATAATTCCAATGCTATTGAGGGTAATCGCCTGTCACTCAAAGAAACTTATTTGGTAATTGCCGAGGGCATTACTATTAAGGGCAAGTCATTCAAAGATCATTTGGAAGCCAAAGACCATTATGAGGCATTAAACTACCTTTACGATCTAATAGAACACGGTAAAAGGCATACCGTCTCAGAGTCACTAATCAGAAACCTTCAGCAATTAATCGTTAAGGATACTGACCCACAAGACGCTGGCGTTTATCGCACTGGTAATGTTGCCATAACCGGCTCTAGTCATAAACCGCCAGAATCTTTTGAGGTGCCTGAATTAATGCGTCAATTAGTTGATTGGGTGAGAAATAACAAGAATAAACTGCATCCGATTGAATTGGCGGCGATCGCCCACCACAAATTAGTTAATATCCACCCATTCAACGATGGTAATGGTCGTACGGCTAGATTATTCATGAATTTACTTCTAATGCAAGACGGCTACCCATTAGTCATGATTCTAAAAAATGATCGTAAAAAGTATTACCTAACATTAGAAAAAGCCGATAAAGGTAACTTAGCGCCATTTGTGGCTTTTATCGCTCAGGCGATTGAGCGCTCACTTAATATTTACTTAAAAACTCTAGCGCCGACTAAATCAAAATCAGAAAAGTATATGCCACTGTCAGAAATTAGCCAACAAACAACCTTTTCAGACAAATATCTAAATCTCTTGGCAAGACAGGGAAAAATTGAGGCTCATAAAGAAGGCAGGATTTGGGTGACAAACATGGACGCTATTAATAATTATCTTAAAAATCGACAAAGACAAAAATAG
- a CDS encoding glycosyltransferase family 4 protein, translated as MNIAQLVSNIYPVKLRAYNAIYSHVAMLSNELSRSSGNSVELYAAGNSEVNCDLVSVHPQHMSNGVFSEDEKKYYLHLLISKCFANASKYDIVHSHFNILSLFYSNLVTSTPVVNSIHSPIKDELKPIILQFKNANFISFSLAQRKFLPELNWVGNIYHGVDTNVFTFNDKPKDYVLFLGRITKDKGVHLAIEAAKKAGIQIIIAGKSYPNEGYWHDEIEKHVDGKKVRYVGEADFDAKIEYLRNAKALLMPVQWEEPFGMVMIEAMACGTPVIGFRRGAIPEIVSDKKTGYVVDDVSGMTKAIKNINKISREEVRKRAENFFSVKKMVSGYQKVYKRVIEEYKFKNKK; from the coding sequence ATGAATATTGCACAATTAGTTTCTAATATTTATCCTGTTAAGCTTAGAGCTTATAATGCTATTTATTCTCATGTGGCTATGCTGAGTAATGAATTATCTCGTTCCTCCGGCAATAGCGTGGAACTTTATGCGGCCGGTAATTCGGAAGTTAATTGTGATTTGGTCTCCGTTCATCCCCAACACATGTCTAACGGAGTTTTCTCTGAAGATGAAAAAAAGTATTACTTGCATTTGTTGATTTCTAAGTGTTTTGCCAATGCTTCTAAATACGATATTGTCCATAGCCATTTTAATATTTTAAGTTTGTTTTATTCCAATTTAGTTACTTCAACCCCAGTGGTTAATTCTATTCATAGCCCAATTAAGGACGAACTTAAGCCTATAATACTTCAATTTAAGAATGCCAATTTTATTTCTTTTTCGTTAGCTCAAAGAAAGTTTCTTCCAGAGCTCAATTGGGTGGGGAATATTTATCATGGAGTGGATACTAATGTTTTTACTTTTAATGATAAGCCCAAAGATTATGTGTTATTTTTGGGAAGGATTACCAAGGATAAAGGGGTGCATTTGGCGATTGAGGCGGCCAAGAAGGCGGGCATTCAAATTATTATCGCCGGTAAAAGTTATCCTAATGAAGGTTATTGGCATGATGAGATTGAAAAGCATGTTGATGGAAAAAAAGTCCGTTATGTTGGAGAGGCTGATTTTGATGCTAAGATTGAGTACCTTAGAAATGCCAAAGCATTGTTGATGCCGGTGCAGTGGGAAGAACCTTTTGGTATGGTCATGATTGAGGCCATGGCCTGCGGTACGCCGGTAATTGGTTTTAGGCGCGGAGCGATTCCAGAGATAGTTTCTGATAAGAAAACCGGTTATGTAGTTGATGATGTGAGTGGAATGACTAAGGCGATAAAAAATATCAATAAGATCAGCCGGGAAGAAGTTCGTAAAAGAGCTGAGAATTTTTTCAGCGTTAAAAAGATGGTCTCCGGTTATCAGAAGGTTTATAAGCGGGTGATTGAAGAATATAAGTTTAAAAATAAAAAATAA
- a CDS encoding YibE/F family protein produces the protein MNNSYVNLSIVFILAFLVFTPFFVNAQTKNQNNTFKAKVIKVLEEKKFNREDGSVAIQQNLLLKALSGPLKNKEVTSFGIGDFDVVSVGAYNAGDKVYVDVISRENGDEQYFVTDYIRTGWLYLLAVIFVLLTILVSGRKGIKSLLSLILSFVVIIFLIIPQLLADANPLIVAVLGSLLIMVIIIYLTDGFNRKAHLAVLTVFISLILTLLLAYLFTWLTRLSGFSTEEATLLIGTSIGSINFQGLLLAGILIGTVGVLDDIILGQIEAVAQIKLANSSLPSNQVFKMGLKVGQTHLGAIVNTLFLTYVGVSLPLLMLFYLSPTDPVDFFQVINNDAIATEIVRTLVGSIGLMLSMPIATCLASKLLK, from the coding sequence ATGAACAATAGCTATGTAAATTTATCAATAGTATTTATTTTAGCTTTTTTAGTGTTCACTCCATTTTTTGTTAATGCTCAAACCAAAAACCAAAATAACACTTTTAAGGCAAAAGTCATTAAGGTGTTGGAAGAAAAAAAGTTTAATCGTGAAGATGGATCAGTAGCAATCCAACAAAATTTATTATTAAAAGCGTTAAGCGGACCTCTAAAGAATAAGGAAGTGACTTCTTTTGGAATTGGAGATTTTGATGTTGTTTCGGTCGGCGCTTATAACGCTGGGGATAAAGTTTATGTTGATGTTATAAGCAGAGAAAATGGCGATGAGCAGTATTTTGTCACTGACTATATCCGTACTGGCTGGCTTTATCTGTTAGCAGTTATATTTGTTTTATTAACCATTCTAGTTAGCGGGCGCAAGGGAATAAAATCATTGTTGAGCTTAATTTTAAGTTTCGTAGTCATTATATTTCTGATTATTCCTCAATTACTTGCTGACGCTAATCCTCTAATTGTCGCTGTTCTAGGATCTTTATTAATTATGGTTATAATTATTTATTTGACGGATGGCTTTAATAGAAAAGCACATTTAGCGGTATTAACAGTTTTTATTTCATTAATTTTAACATTATTATTAGCATATTTATTTACTTGGTTGACTAGATTATCTGGCTTCTCTACAGAAGAAGCAACACTTTTAATTGGAACCAGTATTGGAAGTATAAATTTTCAAGGATTATTATTAGCTGGAATTTTGATAGGAACTGTTGGCGTATTGGATGATATTATTTTGGGACAGATTGAAGCAGTGGCGCAGATTAAATTGGCAAACTCATCCTTGCCATCAAATCAAGTTTTTAAGATGGGTCTCAAGGTCGGGCAAACTCACTTGGGGGCTATTGTTAATACGTTGTTTTTGACTTATGTCGGCGTTTCCCTGCCTCTTTTAATGTTATTTTATCTTAGTCCTACCGATCCTGTTGATTTTTTTCAAGTCATCAATAACGATGCGATAGCTACGGAAATCGTTAGGACATTAGTCGGCAGTATTGGATTAATGCTGTCTATGCCGATCGCAACCTGTTTAGCTAGTAAATTATTAAAATAA
- a CDS encoding ZIP family metal transporter has protein sequence MLNLSNIQFALTVSFFAGMASLLGAFFVFAFKGLPLKRVALGLGFSAGIMVYLSFFELLPESLNILHDKQIVIFYFALGALIAYFLDMLTHYFLDRGSKHDDNICLIEKKSNNSIKCDKIGNKKLMATGVFVAIAIGLHNLPEGVITFTSAVYNPYLGLIMALAIAIHNIPEGFCVALPIYCSTGSRWRGIFYSFIAGIAEPIGAILALLLFINFPNPLLMGSLLAAVAGIMFYVAIDELIPAAKRLGHGHLSILGTILGLGFMFLVIYLMNLI, from the coding sequence ATGTTAAATTTGTCTAATATTCAATTTGCTCTAACCGTTTCCTTTTTTGCGGGAATGGCGTCCTTATTGGGTGCCTTTTTTGTTTTTGCCTTTAAGGGTTTACCATTAAAACGCGTCGCCTTGGGGTTGGGTTTTTCGGCTGGTATTATGGTTTACTTATCTTTTTTTGAATTATTACCAGAATCATTAAATATTTTACATGATAAACAGATTGTAATTTTTTATTTTGCTTTGGGCGCGCTGATTGCTTATTTTCTTGATATGCTGACACATTATTTTTTAGATCGTGGTAGCAAACATGATGATAATATTTGTTTGATCGAAAAAAAATCAAATAATTCAATAAAATGTGATAAAATCGGAAATAAAAAATTGATGGCTACTGGTGTATTTGTTGCAATTGCAATTGGATTGCATAATTTGCCAGAGGGTGTTATAACCTTTACTTCAGCTGTGTATAATCCATATTTAGGGTTAATAATGGCTTTAGCAATTGCTATACATAATATACCGGAGGGATTTTGTGTTGCATTACCTATTTATTGTTCGACTGGGAGTCGTTGGCGCGGTATTTTTTATTCATTTATTGCTGGCATTGCAGAGCCAATCGGCGCAATATTAGCCCTTCTTCTATTTATTAATTTCCCGAATCCCTTATTGATGGGTTCTTTATTAGCCGCTGTTGCTGGTATTATGTTCTATGTTGCCATTGATGAATTAATTCCTGCCGCCAAAAGATTGGGACATGGGCATTTAAGTATTTTGGGGACTATTTTGGGTTTAGGTTTTATGTTCTTGGTAATTTATTTAATGAATCTAATTTAA
- a CDS encoding glycosyltransferase family 4 protein, protein MLILSNDYSNNLPNSKHHAKGGPANFAKRFKSFLKIEGHVWLGLIVEFNSIESPELKFINKTKSLQYYRLKVPGSLAKKIGRTPNKINAEKLFGPAIDLIAGLIKETQPDIIFLNGYAISNWLILKAAQKEKIPVAIQHAGIWTKELRVYKDFFSLAGRKIMEGMEKEIPKIAAADIFLNDWSRRYFNAHVAKTAKNKTYIIPLPIDFAFYQKADKKNKKISKDTFNIGIISRWDRIKNHELIAHLAEQARKNGLPWKFYSITKIPRTSKNKEIKKLYRKNIKIIPQTNQVGIRNFCKKMDLIILPSQFETAGFVVLESVASGTPIAISENVGFVDAFKKYGAQDWVIDFNNPSSAIKEIIAIANKPMPDKLKNFLFSNHQSDKVFKNYIKLFKNIIKK, encoded by the coding sequence ATGTTAATTTTATCTAACGATTATTCCAATAACTTACCTAATTCCAAACATCACGCCAAGGGCGGGCCGGCTAACTTTGCCAAACGGTTTAAAAGTTTTTTAAAAATTGAAGGACATGTTTGGCTTGGTTTAATCGTTGAATTTAATTCGATTGAGTCTCCAGAGCTGAAATTCATTAACAAAACTAAAAGCTTACAATATTATAGATTAAAAGTTCCTGGATCGCTAGCAAAAAAAATTGGGCGTACGCCGAATAAAATAAATGCCGAAAAGCTTTTTGGGCCGGCCATTGATTTGATTGCCGGATTAATAAAAGAAACTCAGCCGGATATTATTTTTTTAAACGGCTACGCGATTTCTAATTGGCTGATTTTAAAAGCAGCACAAAAAGAAAAGATCCCAGTAGCAATTCAGCATGCTGGCATATGGACTAAGGAATTACGAGTTTATAAAGATTTTTTTAGTTTGGCTGGCCGCAAGATAATGGAAGGAATGGAAAAAGAGATACCGAAAATCGCAGCCGCAGATATATTTTTAAATGATTGGAGTCGAAGATACTTTAATGCTCATGTCGCTAAGACTGCTAAAAATAAAACTTACATCATCCCCCTGCCCATAGACTTTGCTTTTTATCAAAAGGCAGATAAAAAAAACAAAAAAATATCAAAAGATACTTTTAATATTGGAATTATTTCTAGATGGGATAGAATAAAAAATCATGAATTAATAGCTCATTTAGCCGAACAAGCTAGAAAAAACGGTTTGCCATGGAAATTTTATTCAATCACAAAAATTCCTAGAACATCTAAAAATAAAGAAATCAAAAAGCTATATCGTAAAAATATAAAAATAATTCCACAAACTAATCAGGTTGGAATTAGAAATTTTTGCAAAAAAATGGATTTAATTATTTTACCATCACAATTTGAGACTGCTGGGTTTGTAGTATTGGAATCAGTTGCTTCAGGAACTCCGATTGCCATTTCAGAAAATGTTGGTTTTGTAGATGCTTTTAAAAAGTATGGTGCTCAAGATTGGGTGATTGATTTTAATAATCCCAGCTCCGCCATTAAAGAAATAATAGCTATTGCTAATAAGCCGATGCCTGACAAACTTAAAAACTTTCTTTTTTCTAATCATCAAAGCGATAAAGTTTTTAAGAACTATATAAAACTTTTTAAAAATATAATCAAAAAATAA
- a CDS encoding class I SAM-dependent methyltransferase, which produces MSKIKTITSIWEKIYDKEGESYKYYDILETPHPDLEQVIKEFKKSKAKKVLDLGCGAGRNALYLAQNGFTVYGIDNAPTGLKILRKKLKERGLVADLKLEDVYKPLPYKDDFFDALISIQVIQHAKEATILKAIKEITRIVKPGGIIFITVCGRYSKGKVRLFLVKTAKKIAQNTYLPTQGNETGLIHFIYNKDLIKKHFSNFKILKLWRDNKDYFAFIASNNK; this is translated from the coding sequence ATGTCGAAAATTAAAACTATAACTTCTATATGGGAGAAGATTTATGACAAAGAAGGCGAGTCGTATAAATACTATGATATTTTAGAGACGCCTCACCCAGATTTGGAGCAGGTTATAAAAGAATTTAAAAAGAGTAAGGCTAAAAAAGTATTGGACCTTGGCTGTGGTGCCGGTCGTAATGCATTATATTTGGCACAGAATGGATTTACTGTTTATGGTATAGATAATGCTCCCACTGGTTTAAAAATATTAAGAAAAAAATTAAAAGAACGTGGACTGGTCGCTGATTTAAAATTAGAAGATGTTTATAAACCATTACCATATAAGGATGATTTTTTTGATGCTCTAATTAGTATCCAAGTTATCCAGCATGCTAAAGAAGCTACAATTTTGAAAGCGATTAAAGAAATCACTCGCATTGTTAAGCCGGGCGGAATAATTTTTATTACTGTATGTGGGCGCTATTCTAAGGGCAAAGTAAGATTATTTTTAGTTAAAACTGCCAAAAAAATTGCTCAAAATACTTATTTACCTACGCAAGGTAATGAGACTGGATTGATACATTTTATTTATAATAAGGATTTGATTAAAAAACATTTTAGTAATTTTAAAATATTAAAACTTTGGCGAGACAATAAAGACTATTTTGCCTTTATTGCTAGCAATAATAAATAG
- a CDS encoding DUF4405 domain-containing protein encodes MKKNKLNFLVDLLAFISFLVVAKTGLIIFFFLPEGVRQGRYQEFFGITKSVYSSIHDWTGIILIVLVVIHLILHWQWIVCSIKNLFKSEI; translated from the coding sequence ATGAAAAAAAACAAACTTAATTTTTTAGTCGATTTATTAGCTTTTATTAGCTTTTTAGTGGTTGCTAAAACGGGATTAATCATATTTTTCTTTTTACCGGAGGGCGTTAGACAGGGCCGTTATCAAGAATTTTTCGGGATAACTAAGTCAGTATATTCATCAATTCATGATTGGACGGGAATTATTTTAATTGTTTTAGTTGTTATCCACTTAATTTTACATTGGCAGTGGATTGTTTGTAGTATTAAAAATTTGTTTAAAAGTGAAATATAG
- a CDS encoding DUF134 domain-containing protein: MCPRPHNCRKVSFNPNITYFKPQGMPMRRLEVVELTTEELEAYRLRHIKDLDQQEAAEKMNTSASTYQRIYYSAAAKIADALINGKAIKIINNCQ; the protein is encoded by the coding sequence ATGTGCCCCAGACCACACAACTGTCGAAAAGTATCCTTCAACCCCAACATTACTTACTTTAAACCTCAAGGAATGCCCATGAGGCGACTTGAAGTTGTAGAACTTACAACCGAAGAACTTGAAGCCTATCGCTTAAGACACATCAAAGATCTTGATCAGCAAGAAGCGGCGGAGAAAATGAACACTTCTGCCAGCACCTACCAAAGAATTTATTACTCCGCTGCAGCCAAAATCGCTGATGCTTTAATTAACGGCAAGGCGATTAAAATTATTAATAATTGCCAATAA
- a CDS encoding Fic family protein, with protein sequence MNKNKLSKRLELEPTMVNKIYGLISQIDELKGQWKMGANLSPQSLSRLKKSVIVTSSGASTRIEGAKLTDEQVEKLLKGLKITKLVTRDEQEVAGYAELLANIFESYKNLHLSENLIKHFYAELLKYSEKDVRHKGQYKFGDNRVEAHNASGKLVGVLFETTKPHLVVKEMGELVDWTKEELENKQINSLLIIANFVFEFLSIHPFQDGNGRTSRVLTNLLLLKAGYEYLPYVSHEKLIEDNKENYYLALNKSQRKRGKSIEDITPWLVYFLEIILKQTKLALGLLDKENIENQLSVRQSEIWSYLKDHKMVTPKELREKLKIPAPTVVQALNKLLEMKKVERLGAGRSVRYKII encoded by the coding sequence ATGAATAAAAATAAACTAAGTAAGAGATTAGAATTGGAGCCGACAATGGTCAATAAGATTTACGGTTTAATCAGCCAGATTGACGAATTGAAGGGTCAATGGAAAATGGGCGCTAACTTATCGCCCCAATCTTTAAGTCGATTAAAGAAATCAGTTATTGTAACCTCCTCTGGAGCTTCCACGCGTATTGAGGGAGCTAAATTAACAGATGAGCAGGTAGAAAAATTACTGAAAGGCTTAAAAATCACTAAACTGGTAACCAGAGATGAACAAGAAGTCGCCGGTTATGCTGAATTATTAGCTAATATTTTTGAATCTTATAAAAATCTTCACTTATCAGAAAATTTAATTAAGCATTTTTATGCCGAACTTTTAAAATATTCAGAAAAAGATGTTCGGCATAAGGGTCAATATAAATTCGGCGATAATCGCGTCGAAGCACATAATGCTAGCGGTAAATTAGTTGGAGTATTGTTTGAAACAACTAAGCCGCATTTAGTTGTTAAAGAAATGGGAGAATTAGTCGATTGGACTAAAGAGGAATTAGAAAACAAACAAATCAACTCGTTATTAATTATCGCTAATTTTGTTTTTGAATTCCTCTCAATTCACCCTTTTCAGGACGGTAATGGCAGGACTTCGCGGGTTTTGACTAATCTACTGCTTTTAAAGGCTGGCTACGAGTATCTGCCCTATGTATCGCATGAAAAACTAATCGAGGATAATAAAGAGAATTATTATTTGGCACTAAATAAGTCACAAAGAAAACGTGGCAAATCAATAGAGGATATCACGCCTTGGCTGGTATATTTTCTAGAAATTATTTTAAAGCAAACTAAATTAGCTTTAGGATTATTAGACAAGGAAAATATTGAGAATCAATTATCGGTTAGGCAGTCGGAAATCTGGAGTTATTTAAAAGATCATAAAATGGTAACGCCGAAAGAGTTGCGAGAGAAGTTAAAAATACCAGCACCGACAGTCGTTCAAGCTCTAAATAAACTAC
- the rbfA gene encoding 30S ribosome-binding factor RbfA encodes MSDRMVKINELILQQLGEIINREVELPNIFVTITRVTTSADLKYSTVYISVMPDAEAERAVYKLNLLARRLQGELNKKIVLRSIPRLEFRHDDSGQHASEIDQLLDSLKIE; translated from the coding sequence ATGTCAGACCGGATGGTAAAAATCAATGAACTGATTCTTCAGCAACTGGGCGAGATCATCAACCGCGAGGTGGAGTTGCCTAATATCTTTGTGACGATTACCCGCGTGACTACTTCGGCCGACTTGAAGTATTCCACTGTTTATATCAGTGTTATGCCTGATGCTGAAGCGGAGCGCGCCGTTTATAAGTTAAATTTACTGGCTCGGCGTCTGCAAGGTGAGTTGAATAAGAAAATCGTGTTACGCAGTATTCCGCGTTTGGAGTTCCGTCATGACGATAGTGGTCAGCACGCTAGTGAGATAGATCAATTATTAGATAGCCTGAAGATAGAATAA
- a CDS encoding polysaccharide deacetylase family protein, whose product MKKNKRIIFSILAIIVIFIVAIFTTINLNQRLQKDNKKPINAMLMLIEFEKINGILRWEKELDNRKLTALVKVQDNVLKEYPEVFKRLANKGYEIAGGYDEASFWDMPYDQQYEHIKESKELVEKITGKTMRVFGSRYFAYDENTLKAANALGIEYILGRGVNDVEAVIYQPIEYKTKIISVTNVDVGEMGRGSLCDYSLWARGSNAKDFGTILTESIAKNPMNMILVSHAYLGGTRLEWWQEYEKALKSDRIKWASFNNWLENQKVVTMANAKIPLNKEVKYVSPKPAKEIQDYEPIPGVETIRNTTTSEDLMICQ is encoded by the coding sequence ATGAAAAAAAATAAAAGAATCATCTTTTCAATTCTAGCAATTATCGTGATCTTTATAGTCGCTATATTTACCACGATTAATCTTAACCAAAGATTACAAAAAGACAATAAAAAACCCATTAATGCCATGCTAATGCTGATTGAATTTGAAAAAATTAATGGCATTCTTCGGTGGGAAAAAGAGTTGGATAATCGCAAATTGACGGCTCTTGTTAAAGTTCAAGATAATGTTCTTAAAGAATATCCGGAAGTATTCAAGCGCCTAGCTAATAAAGGATATGAAATCGCTGGCGGTTACGATGAGGCTTCTTTTTGGGACATGCCATACGATCAACAATATGAACACATCAAGGAATCAAAAGAGTTGGTAGAGAAAATTACCGGTAAAACTATGCGAGTTTTCGGCAGTCGTTATTTCGCTTATGATGAGAATACCTTAAAGGCTGCTAACGCCTTAGGTATTGAATATATTTTAGGACGAGGAGTGAATGATGTTGAAGCGGTTATCTATCAGCCGATTGAGTATAAAACTAAAATAATTTCAGTCACCAACGTTGATGTCGGAGAAATGGGACGCGGATCATTGTGTGATTATAGTTTATGGGCAAGGGGCTCTAATGCTAAAGACTTTGGTACCATATTAACTGAAAGCATCGCTAAAAATCCAATGAATATGATTCTTGTTTCTCATGCTTATCTTGGCGGCACTAGGCTGGAATGGTGGCAGGAATATGAGAAAGCGCTTAAATCTGACCGAATTAAATGGGCCAGCTTTAATAATTGGCTAGAAAATCAAAAAGTAGTCACAATGGCCAACGCTAAAATTCCTTTAAATAAAGAGGTAAAATACGTATCGCCGAAACCAGCTAAAGAAATACAAGATTATGAACCGATTCCTGGGGTTGAAACTATTCGCAATACAACTACTTCTGAAGATTTAATGATTTGCCAATAA
- a CDS encoding inorganic diphosphatase, producing MGINKLKIGDKAPEEVNILVEVPLGEIKKFELNPQTGSLEVDRVLATTLPFPFSYGLIPETLADDGDTLDAMILSDQVLQKGRVIVCRPVAILKMEDEQGQDSKILVVPINEMNESYTRIKDLADLDLSLKEKVSLFFKHYKESERERWSKVYEFGDKDEAINAIKESINKFQK from the coding sequence ATGGGCATTAACAAACTAAAAATCGGCGACAAGGCGCCGGAGGAAGTCAATATCTTAGTAGAAGTGCCTTTAGGCGAAATAAAAAAATTTGAGCTCAATCCACAGACAGGTTCGTTGGAAGTGGATCGGGTGTTGGCGACGACTTTGCCGTTTCCTTTCAGTTATGGTCTTATTCCGGAAACACTGGCTGATGACGGCGATACTTTGGATGCGATGATTCTTTCCGATCAAGTATTGCAGAAGGGCCGAGTGATTGTTTGCCGGCCGGTGGCGATACTGAAGATGGAAGATGAACAGGGGCAGGACAGTAAGATTTTAGTTGTGCCAATAAATGAAATGAATGAAAGCTACACCAGAATTAAGGATTTGGCAGACTTGGATTTGTCACTGAAAGAAAAGGTCAGTTTATTTTTTAAGCATTACAAGGAATCGGAGAGGGAAAGATGGAGCAAGGTTTATGAGTTCGGCGATAAGGATGAGGCGATTAACGCTATTAAAGAATCAATTAATAAATTTCAAAAGTAG
- a CDS encoding DUF5320 domain-containing protein: MNGTGPRGEGPKTGRGLGKCSGTNGAQSTANDNENRGLGRGRNNCPSRGLGLGRGCRNRVSN; this comes from the coding sequence ATGAATGGAACTGGCCCACGTGGAGAAGGCCCTAAAACTGGCCGAGGATTAGGTAAATGCTCTGGCACTAATGGTGCCCAATCTACAGCCAACGACAACGAAAACCGCGGCTTAGGACGTGGCAGAAATAACTGCCCCAGCAGAGGCTTAGGCTTAGGACGTGGCTGCCGCAATAGAGTTTCTAATTAA